A window of Sulfurimonas gotlandica GD1 contains these coding sequences:
- a CDS encoding diguanylate cyclase domain-containing protein, which translates to MKNILIVDDSKFIRTVVKEEISKIVQANMFMAQSYEQAKRFMEENVFDIAVLDVHLPDADNGEVIDLALKYDIPIIVLSSGINETIKNIVLEKNIVEYVSKSDPQSISYIATSVNRILKNCDETVLIVDDSESTRELLKTYLQKLQINVLEAHDAEEAVEILKANHISLVLIDYKLPTMNGMDLTMLLRQTYSKDRLAIIAISAHNSKAIATNFLRQGANDFLAKPFTYEEFSTRVNVNIELIDLFTENKNKSKEVEAAYKLFNNGNIIVFKWKNTTDWPVEYVSESLENILGYKPEAFLNSHIKYSKIIHEDDLERVFIEVQENSQKRVASFQHEDYRIKRHDGSYAWIHDTTQIVYDSNKDISHYIGYIVDITEQREKEEELHDYIERFNLAIESSRDGLWDWSIKKNTMFCSTALLTMLGYENDDVECSFEFLKRLVHPDDVGDAEKKLHEHLNANTEYYETEYRVMTKSGEYKWILNRAKVLFDKEWAPDRVIGFYTDIDSRKELELRLEHLSMTDKLTGLLNRNGLIENFEIFQKSAQRFDRKMGLMFIDLDGFKKVNDTLGHAAGDEVLIIISDRLQSMSRSNEIAVRIGGDEFVIFIPEYEDIDELSSLSQRILDSFSIPLSIKDGEVSIGMSIGIATADNRETLDEILSRADEAMYKVKKSGKDGYAFADISTKE; encoded by the coding sequence ATGAAAAATATATTGATTGTAGATGATAGTAAATTTATCCGAACAGTTGTTAAAGAAGAAATCTCAAAAATAGTACAAGCCAATATGTTTATGGCTCAATCTTATGAGCAAGCGAAGCGTTTTATGGAAGAAAATGTCTTTGATATAGCAGTCTTAGATGTGCACCTTCCAGATGCAGACAATGGTGAAGTTATTGATCTTGCACTTAAATATGATATTCCAATAATTGTTTTAAGCAGCGGAATAAATGAGACTATTAAAAACATAGTTTTAGAAAAAAATATCGTAGAGTATGTTTCTAAAAGTGATCCTCAAAGTATAAGTTATATAGCTACATCTGTAAATAGAATACTTAAAAATTGTGATGAAACTGTTCTTATTGTTGATGATTCAGAAAGTACAAGAGAGTTACTAAAGACTTATTTACAAAAACTTCAAATTAATGTTTTAGAAGCTCATGATGCTGAAGAAGCAGTAGAAATATTAAAAGCAAATCACATATCTTTGGTCTTGATAGATTATAAACTCCCTACTATGAATGGTATGGATTTGACAATGCTATTGCGTCAAACTTATTCTAAAGATAGACTTGCAATAATCGCTATAAGTGCGCATAACAGCAAAGCAATAGCTACAAATTTTTTACGTCAAGGTGCGAATGATTTTCTTGCTAAACCGTTTACATATGAAGAGTTTAGTACAAGGGTAAATGTAAACATAGAACTCATAGACTTGTTTACAGAAAATAAAAACAAATCAAAAGAGGTAGAGGCTGCCTATAAGCTTTTCAACAATGGTAATATTATCGTTTTTAAATGGAAAAATACGACTGACTGGCCTGTTGAATATGTTTCTGAGAGTTTGGAAAATATCTTAGGATATAAACCAGAAGCATTTCTAAACTCCCATATCAAGTATAGTAAAATTATTCATGAAGATGATTTAGAGAGAGTTTTTATTGAAGTTCAAGAGAACTCGCAAAAGAGAGTTGCTTCATTTCAGCATGAAGACTACAGAATAAAACGTCATGATGGAAGTTATGCCTGGATACATGACACAACACAGATAGTTTATGACAGTAATAAAGACATAAGTCACTATATCGGATACATTGTTGACATAACAGAACAAAGAGAAAAAGAAGAAGAACTTCACGATTATATTGAGCGCTTTAACTTGGCAATTGAGAGTAGTCGTGATGGACTCTGGGACTGGAGCATCAAAAAAAATACAATGTTCTGTTCAACTGCACTTTTAACAATGCTTGGATATGAGAATGATGATGTTGAGTGTAGTTTTGAGTTCTTAAAAAGACTTGTTCATCCGGATGATGTAGGAGATGCTGAGAAAAAACTTCATGAGCATCTAAATGCCAACACGGAGTATTATGAAACTGAGTATAGAGTAATGACTAAGTCTGGTGAATATAAGTGGATTTTAAATCGTGCAAAAGTTCTTTTTGATAAAGAGTGGGCTCCAGATAGAGTTATCGGTTTTTACACTGATATAGACAGTAGAAAAGAGCTTGAACTTAGGTTAGAGCATCTAAGTATGACTGATAAATTAACTGGCCTGCTAAATCGTAATGGGTTAATTGAAAATTTTGAAATCTTCCAAAAAAGTGCTCAAAGATTTGACCGTAAAATGGGTTTGATGTTTATAGACCTTGATGGCTTTAAAAAAGTTAATGATACTCTTGGACATGCCGCAGGTGATGAAGTCCTTATTATCATAAGTGATAGACTTCAAAGTATGAGCAGAAGTAATGAGATTGCTGTTCGTATTGGTGGAGATGAGTTTGTAATTTTCATCCCTGAGTACGAAGATATTGATGAACTATCATCACTCTCTCAACGTATTTTAGATAGCTTTAGCATACCACTTAGCATAAAAGATGGTGAAGTCTCTATCGGCATGAGTATCGGTATAGCAACCGCAGATAATAGAGAAACTTTAGATGAGATCTTGTCTAGAGCTGATGAGGCGATGTATAAGGTTAAAAAAAGCGGTAAAGATGGCTACGCCTTTGCTGATATTTCTACTAAAGAGTAA
- a CDS encoding GDSL-type esterase/lipase family protein has product MSKTTLMAILVIMFVAVIVVIKESREDLSKNILDKDAVILAFGDSLTHGFGASIKDSYPAQLEKKTGLKVINAGINGETTSEGLLRLPKFLEQKPDLVILCHGGNDILQKLSQENLKSNLQKMVRLIKQSGAEVILVAVPDFHMFGFGTLSLYAEVADEVGILLEDDVLTHIELNRALKSDYVHPNEKGYEMMANAFVKILKDYKFIAP; this is encoded by the coding sequence ATGAGTAAAACAACACTAATGGCCATTTTAGTAATTATGTTTGTTGCAGTGATAGTTGTTATAAAAGAGAGTAGAGAAGACTTGTCAAAAAATATTTTAGATAAAGATGCTGTAATACTGGCATTTGGAGATAGTTTAACACACGGTTTTGGTGCATCTATTAAGGATAGTTATCCTGCACAGCTAGAGAAAAAAACTGGACTAAAAGTCATTAATGCTGGGATAAACGGTGAGACTACTTCTGAGGGATTGCTTCGCCTTCCTAAGTTCTTAGAACAAAAACCAGACTTAGTTATTCTTTGTCATGGTGGTAATGACATCCTTCAAAAGCTATCACAAGAAAATCTAAAAAGTAATCTGCAAAAGATGGTAAGACTTATAAAGCAAAGTGGAGCGGAAGTTATTTTGGTCGCTGTACCTGATTTTCATATGTTTGGTTTTGGTACACTTTCACTATATGCTGAAGTTGCTGATGAAGTAGGAATATTACTAGAAGATGATGTACTGACTCATATAGAGCTAAATAGAGCTCTAAAGAGTGACTATGTACACCCAAATGAAAAAGGGTACGAGATGATGGCGAATGCCTTTGTGAAAATTCTTAAAGATTATAAATTTATTGCACCTTAA